The following are encoded together in the Pedobacter sp. D749 genome:
- a CDS encoding NAD(P)/FAD-dependent oxidoreductase, which yields MQAETEILIIGGGLAGLTAALHLNKMGLNVILIEKDTYPHHKVCGEYISNEVLPYFEWLGLDIENLAPALISDLLFTSNLGKSIQTKLPLGGFGLSRYTIDHYLYTELIRRKVNIVHDRVVEIKFTNNQFTVSTANNTFVAAYVIGAYGKRSAIDIKLNRSFINKQSPYLAVKAHYKADFPNNVVSLHNFEGGYCGVSKVENDRLNICYLTNYESFKKHKNLLAFQENVLYKNSYLKAIFENASDLFDVPLTISQISFEAKEPVNNHILMIGDTAGLIHPLCGNGMAMAIHSAKIVSELLHQRIKGQINSRTALEESYTAGWNREFKSRLKTGRMLSSLLRNNKFESVAMSALTKMPFLLHKIIKKTHGKPITISP from the coding sequence ATGCAGGCCGAAACAGAAATTTTAATTATTGGTGGTGGATTGGCAGGTTTAACAGCCGCACTTCACCTGAATAAGATGGGTTTAAATGTTATACTGATTGAGAAAGATACCTATCCTCACCATAAAGTTTGCGGCGAATATATTTCGAACGAGGTACTACCCTACTTTGAATGGCTCGGCCTGGATATCGAAAACCTTGCCCCTGCACTCATCAGCGACCTGCTTTTCACCTCAAACCTTGGTAAAAGCATACAAACAAAATTACCGCTCGGCGGTTTTGGTTTAAGCAGATATACCATCGATCATTATTTGTATACCGAACTCATCAGGAGAAAAGTAAACATCGTTCATGATCGCGTTGTAGAAATAAAGTTTACCAATAATCAATTTACAGTATCAACTGCTAACAATACTTTTGTTGCTGCTTATGTTATTGGGGCTTATGGAAAACGATCGGCTATTGATATTAAGCTAAACCGGAGTTTCATTAATAAACAATCGCCATATCTGGCAGTTAAAGCACATTACAAAGCCGATTTCCCGAATAACGTGGTTAGCCTGCATAATTTCGAAGGTGGCTATTGCGGCGTTTCAAAGGTTGAAAATGACCGGTTGAATATCTGTTATCTGACCAATTACGAAAGTTTTAAAAAGCATAAAAACCTGCTTGCCTTTCAGGAAAACGTACTCTATAAAAACAGCTATCTGAAGGCTATTTTTGAAAATGCTTCAGATTTATTCGATGTTCCGTTAACCATTAGTCAGATTTCTTTTGAAGCTAAAGAACCTGTAAATAACCATATTTTAATGATTGGTGATACTGCAGGTTTGATTCATCCACTTTGTGGGAACGGCATGGCCATGGCCATTCACAGTGCCAAAATAGTTTCAGAACTTTTGCATCAAAGAATCAAGGGGCAAATTAATTCCCGCACAGCACTCGAAGAAAGTTATACCGCCGGCTGGAACAGGGAATTTAAAAGCCGCTTAAAAACGGGAAGAATGTTATCTTCCTTGCTGAGAAACAATAAATTCGAAAGTGTAGCCATGAGTGCATTGACTAAAATGCCCTTTCTGCTCCATAAAATAATTAAAAAAACACATGGCAAACCCATTACAATTTCACCATAA
- a CDS encoding methyltransferase domain-containing protein has translation MPVDTTFRSTAPEIMDDFAMEGEILRDALDKIASINQLLGGNKVTLDGVKTLIKGKPFDQIIRITDIGCGNGDMLRTLADYAKKQGLHFILKGIDANKFTINHAQSLSANYPNITYACSDIFEDLNKDEPCDIMLCTLTLHHFKDEEIIDLLNNFKRSAKMGIVINDLQRSAVAYYLFKVLCYVFRLNNMSREDGLVSILRGFKRADLLKYSKQLKLKSSSIKWKWAFRYQWIIKTI, from the coding sequence ATGCCAGTAGATACCACATTTAGAAGCACCGCACCAGAGATTATGGATGATTTCGCCATGGAAGGTGAAATATTGCGCGATGCATTAGACAAAATAGCCAGCATTAACCAACTCCTTGGTGGTAATAAAGTTACGCTCGATGGAGTTAAAACTTTAATCAAGGGCAAACCATTTGATCAGATTATACGTATTACCGATATCGGTTGTGGAAATGGAGATATGTTACGGACCCTGGCCGATTATGCGAAAAAACAAGGTTTACATTTTATTTTAAAAGGGATAGATGCCAATAAATTCACCATAAATCATGCACAAAGTTTATCTGCAAACTACCCGAATATCACCTATGCCTGCAGCGATATTTTTGAGGATTTAAATAAAGATGAACCCTGCGACATTATGCTCTGCACATTAACGCTACATCATTTTAAAGATGAAGAAATTATTGATTTGCTAAACAATTTTAAACGATCGGCAAAAATGGGTATTGTGATAAACGACCTGCAAAGAAGTGCAGTAGCCTATTACCTGTTTAAAGTATTGTGTTATGTTTTCCGTTTAAATAATATGTCGAGAGAAGATGGTCTAGTATCCATTCTGCGTGGGTTTAAAAGGGCAGATTTGCTTAAATACAGCAAACAATTAAAGCTAAAATCGAGTTCAATAAAATGGAAATGGGCTTTCCGCTACCAATGGATAATTAAAACAATATGA
- a CDS encoding type III polyketide synthase, which translates to MSVTVKAVSKALPEFWRSTDEILPFLDIWLKDQDDRFIRKVKKIFESAAVDKRYSIMSPEEVFSDLSFEERNNIYVREGIKLGAKCLETALEKASWKAQDLDYIITVSCTGIMIPSLDAYLINLLKLRQDIVRLPVTEMGCAAGVSGMIYAKNFLKANPGKRAAVIAVESPTATFQLNDFSMANIVSAAIFGDGAACVLLSSNEDDSGPELLAEEMYHFYEAEEMMGFKLTNTGLQMILDVAVPETIANHFPNIIHPFLIKNGFEINDIDHLIFHPGGKKIIQIVEELFGQLGKNIDETKEVLKLYGNMSSATVLYVLERIMDKKPMPGEKGLMLSFGPGFSAQRILLQW; encoded by the coding sequence ATGAGCGTAACCGTAAAAGCAGTAAGTAAAGCCTTGCCCGAGTTTTGGAGGTCAACCGATGAAATTTTGCCGTTTCTGGATATTTGGCTAAAAGATCAGGATGATCGCTTTATCCGAAAAGTAAAAAAGATTTTTGAAAGCGCAGCAGTAGATAAAAGGTACTCGATCATGTCGCCCGAAGAGGTTTTTAGTGATTTAAGTTTTGAAGAGCGAAACAACATTTATGTAAGAGAAGGGATAAAGCTGGGTGCTAAATGTTTGGAAACTGCACTCGAAAAAGCCAGTTGGAAAGCTCAGGATTTAGATTACATTATTACGGTAAGCTGTACCGGAATCATGATCCCTTCTTTAGATGCTTATTTAATCAACTTACTTAAGCTTCGCCAAGATATCGTGCGCTTGCCGGTTACCGAAATGGGTTGTGCAGCAGGTGTATCAGGCATGATTTACGCAAAGAATTTTCTGAAAGCCAATCCAGGCAAACGGGCAGCAGTTATTGCAGTAGAATCTCCAACGGCAACCTTTCAATTAAACGATTTTTCGATGGCCAACATTGTAAGTGCAGCAATATTTGGCGATGGTGCTGCCTGTGTACTGTTAAGTTCGAATGAAGATGATAGCGGACCAGAGCTTTTGGCTGAAGAAATGTACCATTTTTATGAGGCTGAAGAGATGATGGGATTTAAACTCACCAATACCGGACTGCAGATGATACTGGATGTGGCCGTTCCTGAAACTATTGCCAATCATTTCCCCAATATCATCCATCCATTTTTGATAAAAAACGGGTTCGAAATTAATGATATAGACCATTTGATCTTCCATCCGGGAGGAAAAAAGATTATCCAGATTGTTGAAGAATTATTTGGACAACTTGGTAAAAACATAGATGAAACAAAAGAAGTTTTAAAGCTTTATGGAAACATGAGCAGCGCAACGGTTCTTTATGTTTTAGAACGGATTATGGACAAAAAGCCAATGCCGGGAGAAAAAGGGCTGATGTTAAGCTTCGGCCCGGGATTTTCGGCACAACGCATCCTTTTACAATGGTAA
- a CDS encoding 3-hydroxyacyl-ACP dehydratase FabZ family protein, whose protein sequence is MNPQEILDKLPYGKSFLFVDELLHIDENGAKGTYTYAKDLPFYEGHFKNLPLTPAVILTETMAQIGLVCLGIYLLKNMETDQNISIAMTSNAIDFLKPVAPGEKVTVTSEKIYFRFNKLSCKVKMENVAGEMVCKGNISGMLISKENE, encoded by the coding sequence ATGAATCCACAAGAAATATTAGATAAACTGCCTTACGGTAAATCTTTTCTTTTTGTTGATGAGTTATTACATATTGATGAAAATGGAGCAAAAGGCACTTATACTTATGCCAAAGATCTACCTTTTTACGAAGGTCATTTTAAAAACCTTCCACTTACCCCAGCAGTAATCCTTACCGAAACCATGGCACAGATTGGATTGGTTTGCCTGGGCATTTACCTGCTAAAAAACATGGAAACTGATCAAAACATATCCATTGCCATGACATCAAATGCAATCGATTTTTTAAAACCAGTTGCACCGGGAGAAAAAGTTACGGTAACGAGCGAGAAAATATATTTCAGGTTTAATAAACTGAGTTGCAAGGTAAAAATGGAAAATGTAGCAGGCGAGATGGTTTGCAAAGGAAATATTTCCGGAATGTTAATTTCGAAAGAAAATGAATAA
- a CDS encoding beta-ketoacyl synthase: protein MNNRVVITGLGICAPNGVTLAEFSDAIKKGLSGIRHQPDLEALNFSCQIAGKPLLSDERISQYFTPLELRNLNSTGIIYGVIAGLDAWKDAGLAIENNDEPDWDSGTIFGTGTSGIDKFRWAINKIDALEIKKLGSSVVIQTMASGVSAFISGKLGLGNQVSTNSSACATGVESILLAYERIKTGQATRMLAGSTSDSGPYIWGGFDAMKVCTFKHNHEPEKGSRPMSATASGFVPGSGAGALVLESLESAMARKARIYGEVLGGHINSGGQRGLGTMTAPNPIAVQRCIQAALKNSGIEAHEIDVINGHLTATTKDALEIENWKMALQLPADDFPYINSLKSMIGHCIAASGSIECVASILELSEDFIFPNINCEDLNPEITALIDAKCIPETVIHQPINILAKASFGFGDINACIIFKKYTHE from the coding sequence ATGAATAACAGAGTTGTAATTACAGGCTTAGGCATATGTGCACCCAATGGCGTTACCCTGGCTGAGTTTTCTGACGCCATAAAAAAAGGACTCTCCGGGATCCGTCATCAGCCCGATTTGGAAGCCTTAAACTTCTCTTGTCAGATAGCAGGCAAACCATTACTTAGCGACGAGCGCATCAGTCAATATTTTACACCACTTGAATTACGAAACCTAAACAGCACAGGAATTATATATGGTGTTATTGCTGGCCTGGATGCCTGGAAAGATGCAGGCTTAGCCATCGAAAATAATGACGAACCCGACTGGGATAGTGGTACCATTTTCGGAACCGGCACTTCTGGTATAGATAAATTTAGATGGGCAATTAATAAGATAGATGCGCTTGAAATTAAAAAACTGGGCAGTTCAGTTGTGATACAAACCATGGCCAGCGGCGTAAGCGCTTTTATCAGTGGTAAACTTGGCTTAGGAAACCAGGTAAGCACCAATTCATCTGCCTGCGCAACAGGAGTCGAAAGTATCTTGCTGGCTTATGAAAGAATTAAAACCGGTCAGGCGACAAGAATGTTAGCAGGAAGTACCAGCGACAGCGGGCCTTATATTTGGGGTGGTTTTGATGCCATGAAGGTTTGCACTTTTAAACACAACCACGAACCGGAAAAAGGTAGCCGCCCAATGAGTGCAACAGCAAGTGGCTTTGTACCTGGAAGCGGTGCAGGTGCTTTGGTATTAGAATCGCTCGAAAGTGCAATGGCAAGAAAGGCCAGAATTTATGGCGAGGTACTTGGCGGACATATCAATTCTGGTGGTCAGCGGGGCTTAGGTACCATGACAGCCCCTAACCCCATTGCAGTTCAGCGATGTATTCAGGCAGCCTTAAAAAATTCAGGTATTGAAGCCCATGAAATCGACGTAATTAACGGCCACCTTACCGCAACAACTAAAGATGCACTCGAAATAGAAAACTGGAAAATGGCATTACAACTGCCTGCTGATGATTTTCCATACATCAACTCTTTGAAAAGTATGATTGGTCATTGTATTGCGGCTTCAGGCAGTATAGAATGTGTCGCTTCAATACTGGAACTTTCAGAGGATTTTATATTTCCTAATATTAATTGCGAAGACTTAAACCCTGAGATTACGGCTTTAATTGATGCGAAATGCATTCCAGAAACCGTAATTCATCAACCAATTAATATCTTAGCAAAAGCAAGTTTTGGTTTTGGCGATATTAATGCCTGCATTATTTTTAAAAAGTATACCCATGAATAA
- a CDS encoding acyl carrier protein → MNKEEIIEALKTIVQPYSEESTALAHIDENTDFINDLKINSANLVDIVLDIEEKFNIEIDNDSMAKMLNVKATTEIIAQKLEAHAG, encoded by the coding sequence ATGAATAAAGAAGAGATCATCGAAGCCTTAAAAACAATTGTTCAGCCATACAGCGAAGAGTCAACAGCCTTGGCTCACATCGACGAAAACACCGATTTTATTAATGATTTGAAAATAAATTCGGCTAACCTGGTTGATATTGTCCTGGATATTGAAGAGAAATTTAACATCGAAATAGACAATGATTCGATGGCTAAAATGCTCAACGTAAAAGCCACGACCGAAATTATTGCCCAAAAGCTTGAAGCACATGCTGGGTAA
- a CDS encoding 4'-phosphopantetheinyl transferase superfamily protein yields the protein MLGNDIVDLDLAKIQSNWRRKNYLDKIFTAEEQLLITSAERPDEIVWLLWSMKESAYKIYNRKTGIRNFAPKSLNCSVYAGASEIKGTVNIDHDTYFTKSDIQLQYIHTIAAPVYSKLEEIKVSIYEAPNHPDDYKRTKPGSVSHHGQYLALVY from the coding sequence ATGCTGGGTAACGACATCGTTGATTTGGATCTGGCTAAAATCCAGAGTAACTGGAGGCGTAAAAATTACCTCGATAAAATTTTCACAGCGGAAGAACAGTTATTGATTACTTCAGCAGAAAGGCCTGATGAAATAGTATGGCTGTTGTGGAGCATGAAAGAATCGGCTTATAAAATTTATAACCGAAAAACAGGCATCCGGAATTTTGCTCCTAAAAGTTTAAACTGTAGTGTTTATGCCGGCGCTAGTGAGATAAAAGGTACGGTAAACATCGATCATGATACTTACTTTACTAAAAGTGACATTCAGTTACAATATATCCATACCATAGCTGCTCCTGTTTATAGCAAGCTGGAAGAAATTAAAGTTTCAATTTATGAGGCTCCAAATCATCCAGATGATTATAAACGCACTAAACCGGGCAGTGTAAGCCACCATGGACAGTATTTAGCTTTGGTGTATTAA
- a CDS encoding carboxypeptidase-like regulatory domain-containing protein: protein MFKYICNAKNAFLAILFFLFSVNVDAQSFYLTGHVFDGKEPLIGASIIISGKYVGNSDASGYFEANAKLGDTLKVTFPFYEASTVVLTDSLQKNIVLTAKSFQLDDVQISFNKRKTIDSLLNISFLQLNPNAFNAKVFLRQSVVRNNEKVILLNEGLLNLNCPDLKDLIVAGSSKKVKLNIDYACNPINSNSRPKVTYGSNPQIKLRLGLLPNHFYELVKLNLTEESIKSDSINTVINIKGNLSANEKLLVSYLWILDKKTNSLKQSRYYEQYVNKNHFLFYDYSYLNNELFSGSISAKQIIGRNSYSTNDEIFVFRQIGADIDKWNFDVNKCGLEKYVEQTGSCDELSEFKIKHQIPFHKLF, encoded by the coding sequence ATGTTTAAATATATATGTAACGCTAAAAATGCTTTTTTAGCGATTTTGTTTTTTCTATTTTCTGTTAATGTTGATGCACAGTCATTTTATCTTACAGGGCATGTTTTTGATGGTAAAGAACCTTTAATAGGTGCCTCAATAATAATTTCCGGCAAATATGTTGGCAATAGTGATGCATCTGGTTATTTTGAAGCCAATGCCAAATTGGGTGATACATTGAAGGTAACTTTTCCTTTTTATGAAGCTTCCACTGTTGTTTTAACTGATTCCCTTCAGAAAAATATCGTTTTAACAGCAAAGTCATTCCAATTAGATGATGTTCAAATAAGTTTTAACAAACGAAAAACAATTGATTCATTGTTGAACATATCCTTTCTGCAATTAAATCCAAATGCTTTCAACGCGAAGGTTTTTTTGAGACAGTCTGTTGTTCGGAATAACGAAAAGGTTATCTTATTAAACGAAGGCTTGTTAAATCTGAACTGTCCTGATTTAAAAGATCTTATTGTCGCTGGTAGCAGTAAAAAAGTAAAATTAAATATTGATTATGCTTGTAATCCGATTAATTCAAATAGCCGTCCGAAGGTAACTTATGGGAGTAATCCTCAAATTAAATTGCGTTTGGGGTTATTGCCAAATCATTTCTATGAGCTCGTAAAGTTAAATCTTACAGAAGAAAGTATTAAATCTGATAGTATTAATACCGTTATTAATATTAAAGGAAATCTTTCTGCCAATGAAAAGCTTTTGGTTTCTTACCTATGGATTTTGGATAAAAAAACTAATTCATTAAAACAATCCCGGTATTATGAACAATATGTAAATAAAAACCATTTTTTATTTTATGATTATTCTTATCTAAATAATGAACTCTTTTCTGGATCTATAAGTGCAAAACAAATAATTGGCAGAAATTCCTATTCAACAAATGATGAAATATTTGTATTTCGTCAAATAGGTGCAGATATAGATAAATGGAATTTTGATGTTAATAAATGTGGATTAGAAAAATACGTCGAACAAACTGGGAGTTGTGATGAATTGAGCGAATTTAAAATTAAGCATCAAATACCATTTCATAAGCTCTTTTAG
- a CDS encoding helix-turn-helix domain-containing protein: protein MKLLEYIDRIKIIHKLIKESRTGAPENLARRLSISTSRLYVVLDELKLMGAPIEYSRQLQTYYYTQAFEVNIRADFTVLKPQELTDINAGFFYQQNYPLLFLYSEQK, encoded by the coding sequence ATGAAACTATTAGAATACATCGATCGCATTAAGATCATTCACAAATTGATAAAAGAAAGCCGTACAGGTGCTCCTGAAAATTTAGCAAGAAGATTATCAATTTCTACCTCGCGACTATACGTGGTATTAGATGAGTTGAAATTAATGGGCGCTCCGATAGAATACTCGCGACAGTTACAAACATATTATTATACCCAGGCATTCGAAGTAAATATTAGGGCCGATTTTACGGTTTTAAAGCCTCAGGAGTTAACGGATATAAATGCTGGTTTTTTTTATCAGCAAAATTATCCACTCCTTTTTTTGTATAGTGAGCAAAAGTAA
- a CDS encoding peptidase domain-containing ABC transporter, with amino-acid sequence MIASDRLFEIMDLEIEQNSSGVFLTKELMGDIRFEHVAFRYGSRVNVFDDLNLMIKAGSFTAIVGESGSGKSTLMSLLQNIYPIQSGNIFIGNHALKYLNNASLRNLLSVVPQKIDLFAGNVIENIAIGDYEPNMQQIIGICTQLGIIDFIEALPEGFQTYLGENGASLSGGQKQRIAIARALYRNPEILILDEATSSLDSASEQYVQRTIDLLRMQKKTIIIIAHRLPTIRKADQIIVLDKGKVVEEGSHTEMMMANGHYASLWKQQFGDDDLPSLITPSLEFVRDSI; translated from the coding sequence ATGATCGCCTCTGATCGTTTGTTTGAAATCATGGATTTGGAAATTGAACAAAATTCATCTGGCGTTTTCCTCACCAAAGAATTAATGGGCGATATCAGATTTGAACATGTAGCCTTTAGGTATGGGAGTCGCGTTAATGTGTTTGATGATCTAAATCTAATGATTAAGGCCGGAAGTTTTACCGCTATTGTTGGGGAGAGTGGATCCGGTAAATCTACCTTAATGTCTTTGCTACAAAATATTTATCCCATACAATCAGGTAATATTTTTATTGGTAATCATGCGCTTAAGTATTTGAATAATGCCTCTTTAAGAAATTTATTAAGTGTTGTGCCACAAAAAATTGATCTTTTTGCAGGAAATGTAATCGAAAATATTGCCATTGGCGATTATGAGCCAAATATGCAACAGATTATTGGTATTTGCACACAATTGGGGATTATCGATTTTATTGAAGCTTTGCCAGAAGGTTTTCAGACTTATTTAGGTGAAAACGGAGCCTCTTTATCAGGTGGACAAAAACAAAGGATCGCCATCGCGAGGGCACTATACCGTAATCCTGAAATTTTAATTCTGGATGAAGCTACTTCCTCTTTAGATTCAGCTTCAGAGCAGTATGTGCAGCGAACAATAGATTTGCTAAGGATGCAAAAGAAAACAATCATCATCATTGCGCATCGGTTACCTACGATTAGAAAGGCTGATCAGATTATTGTATTAGATAAAGGAAAGGTTGTAGAAGAGGGGAGCCATACGGAAATGATGATGGCGAATGGGCATTATGCTAGTTTATGGAAACAGCAATTTGGCGATGATGACCTACCAAGTCTGATCACACCCTCACTTGAATTTGTAAGAGATAGCATTTAA
- a CDS encoding HlyD family secretion protein: protein MSFTEDANFEDNAIIFLHHTKVRTQIIYSATIFFILIAFAALPFIYTTVSVKGNGSLQSNIERAELLAPVSGKITLINLTDNKKIKKGQLLLNIDPTIPETQNVILNNRSRELKDLLNDALLLLKLVDLSNAGQPALQTGLYAASWQQYAEQIQNALNAREQACKIYKRYEILFSKRVVTEAEYEQYKFNYEQALSDFKMVARKYKTQWQTESNQYRKELKDLDSQKIQLTEQEKLYHLTAGISGTVQNLSGLQLGSFISANQKIGEISPDSALLAICYIKPSDIGLIKTGQTVRFQIDAFSYNQWGLLAGIVADISDDIILINQSPYFKVKCKLDRDYLKLKNGYKGQVKKGMTFNAHFAIAKRNLYQLLYDKVDDWLNPLKGVG, encoded by the coding sequence ATGTCTTTTACAGAAGATGCCAATTTCGAAGATAACGCCATTATTTTTTTACACCACACCAAGGTTCGTACACAAATTATTTATTCTGCCACCATATTTTTCATTCTTATTGCTTTTGCTGCCCTGCCTTTTATTTATACAACCGTAAGTGTTAAAGGTAATGGTTCTTTGCAGAGTAACATCGAAAGGGCAGAATTGCTGGCGCCAGTCTCCGGGAAAATTACGCTGATTAATTTAACCGATAACAAAAAAATAAAAAAAGGACAACTCCTTTTAAATATTGATCCTACCATACCCGAAACACAAAATGTGATTTTGAATAATCGCTCCCGTGAATTAAAAGATTTATTAAATGATGCGCTCCTCCTCTTAAAACTGGTCGATTTAAGCAATGCCGGGCAACCTGCATTGCAGACCGGCCTGTATGCTGCAAGCTGGCAACAATACGCAGAGCAGATTCAAAATGCATTAAATGCACGCGAACAGGCCTGCAAAATTTATAAAAGGTATGAGATTCTTTTCAGCAAGAGGGTAGTTACCGAAGCAGAGTATGAGCAATATAAATTTAATTACGAACAGGCACTTTCCGATTTTAAAATGGTTGCCAGGAAATATAAAACTCAGTGGCAAACCGAATCTAATCAATATAGAAAAGAACTCAAGGACTTGGATAGTCAGAAGATCCAGCTTACCGAGCAGGAAAAACTATATCACTTAACCGCAGGGATTTCTGGCACGGTACAAAATCTGTCAGGCTTACAATTGGGTTCTTTCATTTCTGCCAATCAGAAAATAGGCGAAATATCGCCAGATAGTGCCCTGTTGGCCATTTGTTATATTAAACCGTCAGATATCGGTTTAATTAAAACCGGGCAAACCGTTAGGTTTCAGATCGATGCTTTTAGCTATAACCAATGGGGTTTGCTTGCAGGTATAGTGGCCGATATTTCAGACGATATTATATTGATTAACCAGAGTCCTTATTTTAAAGTGAAGTGTAAATTGGATAGGGATTATTTGAAATTAAAAAACGGTTATAAAGGCCAGGTAAAAAAGGGTATGACCTTTAATGCACATTTTGCTATTGCCAAACGAAACCTATATCAACTGCTTTATGATAAAGTTGATGATTGGTTAAACCCCTTAAAAGGCGTAGGGTAA